AAGGGCGGCGAGCCCCATTGAGGCGCTCACCTGCAGGCTGCGATGGCCTACCAGCGTTTCGCGGGCGTGGATGGCATGCAATAGCTTGTCTGCTAAAACCAATCCCTGTTGCAAATCGGTGCCGGGTGTCACGACAACAAATTCTTCACCGCCCCAACGGGCGATATAGTCTGTTCCGCGCATGCAGTCTGTCAGAGAAGCCGCAAGCTGCTTGAGCACGCTATCGCCGGCAGCGTGTCCCCAGGTGTCATTTATCTGTTTGAAATGATCGATGTCGATGAGGAAGAGAATGCCGTCTTCCGTGTATTGGTCATCGTGTCGTCGTTGGCGATCATTGGCAAACAGGGTTTCCAATAAGGCGCCGCGATTCAGCAGGCCAGTGAGTTTATCAATCCTGGATTTTTCTGTGAGATTACGATTGGACATGTGCAGTCGTTGGTTGCTGAGGCGCAGTCTTTGTGCCACCAGCACCAGTAGCATGACACTCAATAACAGCAGCGCAGCAAACAGCAGCAGCCGTTGTTGTTGTAAGCCGGATTGCTCCAGCGCCGATTGTTTTAATTGATTGCGCAGTATCAATTCTGCAGCCTGTTGACGCAATCGATTGGTTTCCAGTTGTGTTTGGTATTGGTTGAGTAGCCAGCGATGGTTGGTTTGCTGCATTTCATCACTGACTTTCCGATACTCCTGCATTGCCCAATTGGCTTGCTCGAAAGCACGTTGATGGGCAAGTATGTCGGCCAGCTGACCCAGTATACGCAGTTTGATCCGGTAGCTATCCGTTTCCGCTAGTGCATCCAGTGCTGGCGCAATCGTACTCAGGCCCGCAGCGATGTTGCCGCTCTGTATTTCTGCCATGCCCTGATGGCTGGTGGCGATCCAGAACGGCAGCCACAGACCGGCGCTTTCGGCGACAGACTTGGCACGCAGACTGGCTGTCAATGCTTCGGCTGCCTGATGTTGGCGCAGGTAAAGATCGGCAAGGACCGCAAGGACATGTAATTCGGACTTGGTGCTTTGAACGCCTTTGGCCAACACCAATGCCTGCTGTAAATGATTGGCTGCCGATTGGTTTTCGCCCATGGCTAAGTGGAGTTGGGCCAACTCAACCAGTGCTTCGACTTCATCCATTCGGGCACCTGATGCGCGCGCCAGATTCAATGCCGATTGTATGTTCAATCGCGCTTCCGAAAAGCTTCCGCTGTGACGCAGTAAAGCGGCTGCGCTGATGAGTAGACGGGTGCGGCGGTATTCCTGTGACGAATCATGCTCATCCAGCCAACTGAAAGCACGTTCCAGCGCAACACCTGCCTGATCTAATTGGCCCAGGTCTTTGTGCAGCTCGCTGGAAACTTCGTGTACTAAAAAGAGAATGTAGTCGTTTTTCCAATCAGAGGAAGATCGCTGCAATTGTTCAATTTGGTATTGCGCACTGAACAGCTTGCCGGCCAACCGCAACTCTTCTATCTCGATGAGTTGAATCAGTGCACTCAGAGAAGGCGTGGGCAACTGTGACTGAAACTGCAGAATCTGTGCGCGCAGTTCAGCGATTTCACTCGGTTCGCCTTGATTGCGCAACAACATATAGCCTTTGGCAAAATAGCGTGGGATTTCCTGTGCCGGCAATTGTTCAGGATCGATTTCACGCCAATAGGCCAAGGCCAGCTGAGGTTGGCTGCGCGATGCATTTTCTGATGCCTGGAGCGAATGCTCGTCCGATCCGGCGGAAGCGCAGCACGCCCCGGCAAGCAGGCCACCAATGGCCAGCAGGAGCGGGATAATTACAATGTGCCTAACCAAAGCGGACACCAGCCTACCTTGTCATTCTGCATCAGAAGTACACAGTATGGCACCGTTTAGGCTACTTAGAGGATGTGGATGAAACGTGAATGGCTGGTTGCCGCCGTGACCCGACGGGTCTGCGACACGCTGCCGGTCAGCGCCCAAGCCACTGGCGCCAGGCCAGATCGCGCATGATCTCCTCCGAGCCACCGCCAATGGCATTGACCCGTACCTCCCGGTAGATGCGCTCAATCCGGCAATCGCGCAGATAACCCGCACCCCCTAAGATCTGCATGGCTTCACGGGCGCAGAATTCCATGGTCTGGGTGGCCTGTACCTTGAGCAATGCCAGATCGGCAGGGCGGCTGCAGTGGTGTTTTACGGCCCAGGCGCAGGCGTCCAGGTAGCCTTGTGTGGCATTGATCTGGCGCGCCATCTCGGCAAATTTGTGGCCGATGACCTGATGCCGGATGAGGGGCTTGCCAAAGGTTTTGCGCTCGTTGGCCCAGGCCCAGGCATCTCCAAAACACACGCGTGCGGCTTCCAGGGCACTGGCGGTAAGCGCGATCCGCTCATTATTGAAGTTGTGAACGATGGGCAAAAATCCGCCGTTTTCCGTGCCGATCAGCCGGCTTTTGGGCACCCGGACATTATCGAAGTAAATCGTCGCGGTATCGGAGCACCACCAGCCTTGTTTTTTATCCAGTGGCGTGCGGCTCACACCCGGTGTGTCGGCATCAATTAACAGCAGGGAAATCCCGCCAAAGCCAGGCTCGCCGGTGCGCACGGCAGTGGTAAACCAGTTGGCGCGCATGCCGCCGGTGATAAAGGTTTTGCTGCCGTTGACAATAAACGCGTCGCCATCGGATTCGGCCCGGGTGCTGACATTGGCCACATCGGAGCCGCCGCCAGGCTCGGTAATGGCCAGACTGATGTGCTTCTCGCCCTTGAGTACCGGGGGAATTACCTCGGCCTTGAGGGATTCGTTGGCATAGTGCACCAGTGGCGGCAGGGCGATACCGTGAACCAGCAGCGTGGCGTAAACACCACCGGCGCCACAGGCGGAAATTTCTTCTGCGGCCACAATCATGTGATGGATGTCGGTGTCTTCCAGCATACCGCCATAGGCTTCCGGGTAGCCCAGTTGCAACAAACCGATATCGGCAGCGTCGCGCCAGAGGGTTGCGGGCAGTTCACCAGCCTCATCCCACGCATTGACGTGCGGCATAATTTTTTCGCTGACAAATTTCCGTAATTGGGTGCGCCAGGCGTGATGGGTGTCATTGAGGTGCGGATTGGGTAGCCGCAGGTCATCACGATGCATGGGTGGCTTCCTCAGGGGATTGTGTTTCTGTGTGATTGGTGTGAATCACCGCCAGTGCCTGGCCGGTGCGGATCTGATCGCCTGCGTTGCATAGCAGTTCCACGCAACCGCTTGTGTTGGCCCGAATGGGCATTTCCATTTTCATGGCTTCAATAATCATCAGGGTATCGCCTTCTGCTACCGTGCTGTCCGGCGCCACCAGACAAGCTACCACCCGCCCATCCATGGGGGCGTTCAGGCCACCGGTTTTGGTGTGCGTTGTGGCTAATGGATTACTCGGGTGTATTTCGAAACTCTGTCCGTTCAGTTGCAACCAAAGGCCGTTGCCTTGTTGTGTTATCCAGGCCTTATACGAAACGCCATCGATACGACAGTGCAATAATATGGCCTTGTGGTTCTGGTATTGGTGAATCTGATCAATCTTGTATTCAATGTCGGCGTCAGTGAGCAAGAGCTCGCCCTTCGGCCAGTTTTTGCTATCTAACGTAATCGTTGTGTGTGCATCATCCGCGTGCAGTTTAAGTTTGTAGCGTGAAGGGAAGGCGAGGGCGGACAGGTTTTTATACCAGTTGCCAGTGCCTGAATCCTTTGAAGGTTGCGCCTGCAAGAAAAAATTCAGTGCTGCCAGCTGCAGGGCGGCTTTCTTCTCCGCGCTTTGGGAGAGTATTGCCGCATGGCGACTGAGAAAGCCTGTTCCGAGATCGGCGGCTTTGAACGCGGGTTGCGAAAGAACCGAGCGTAAATAGCCCAGGTTGTGGTGTAAGCCCAGTAGCGGAGTCTGTTCGATCAGTTGGATCAGGCGCTCAATGGCTTGTTCGCGTGTAGCACCATGCGCGATCAGTTTACCGAGCATGGGGTCGTAGTGATTGCCGATGGTCAAACCCGTAAACAGGCAATGGTCAATTCGCGCGTCGCGAGTCTGGCCGTTGTCGTCAGGCCAGTGCAATATTTCGCCCGTTTGCGGCAAAAAATCGTTCAGTGGATCTTCGGCGTAGAGCCTGACCTCTATGGCGTGCCCCTCAGGTCTGAGCGCTGCCTGCGAAAGCGGCAGGGGGGTTCCTTGTGCGACAGCCAATTGCCATTGCACCAGATCCAGCCCGAATATTTTTTCGGTGACCGGGTGTTCCACCTGCAAGCGGGTGTTCATTTCCAGAAAGTAAAAATTCTGATCGTGGTCTAACAGAAACTCCACGGTACCTGCGCCCACATAATTGCAGGCCTGTGCCGCGCGTACGGCGGCTTCGCCCATGCGTTGGCGCAAGTCGTCAGAAAGCCCGGGCGCGGGCGCTTCTTCCACCACCTTCTGGTGCCGGCGCTGCAATGAACAGTCGCGATCACCCAAGTAGACACAATGGCCCTGCTGATCGGCAAACACCTGGACTTCCACATGCCTGGGGTCGATCAGGGCGCGCTCAAGCAGTAATGTATCGTTGCCAAAGGCCGCTAAGGCTTCGCGTTTGGCGCTGGCTATGGCGTCTTTCAGCGCCTGTTGATCTGTTGCCAAGCGCATGCCTTTACCGCCGCCACCTGCAGATGCCTTGATCATCAATGGCAGGCCGATGTCAGCAGCCTTGGCCAGTAAGGTATCAAGTGATTGATCGGCACCGTTATAGCCAGGCAACAGGGGAACAACCACGGCTTCAACCGCCTGCTTGGCTGCGCGTTTATCGCCCATGAGCTCGATAGCATCAGCCGGAGGCCCGACAAAAATCAACCCCGCATTGCAGACAGCGCGCGCAAATTCCGCATTTTCTGACAGGAATCCGTAGCCGGGATGAATGGCATCGGCCTGGGTTTCGCTGGCAGCTGCGATGATTGCGGGGATGTTGAGGTAAGACTGCGCGGCTGCCGCAGCGCCGATACACACGCGTCTGTCGGCCAGCTGGGTATGCAGTGCATGTTGGTCTGCCTCGGAGTACACGGCGACGGTTTCAATGCCAAGCGATTTGGCGGTGCGGATAATCCGGCAGGCGATCTCGCCCCGGTTGGCAATCAATAATCGCTTCATGCGTCAACCTCGGCCCACTGGGGTTTGCGTTTTTCCATAAACGCGCGGCTGCCTTCGGGGCCGTCGCCGCGGGTAATGGCATAGGAAAACGCCTGCGCGGCATGATCCAGTAACTGTTCGCAATCCTCACCGGCAAACCGGGAGAGGCTAAAGCACAATTGTTTTGTGCTTCTGAGCGCTGCCGGCGAAGCAAATTGAACGGTATGAAGTGCTTGTTGCAGTCGATGCTCTGCTTCCGAGGCGCCGGAGAATATTTCATCCACAAGACCCAGTGCCTGTGCGTCGCGGCTGCTGAGCTTTTTGCTGAATAGCGCCAACTGACGGGCTTTGACCAGGCCAATTTTGTCAGCCACAAAGGGCGTAATTTGTGCGGGCGGCAGTCCCAGGGTGACTTCTGGCATGGCAAGCTTTGCCTGCTCGTGTGCAATCACCAGATCCGATACCGCCGCCAATCCCAGACCACCACCCATGGCTGCACCTTCCACAAGGGAAATCACCATGCAGGGCAAGCGGGTCAGTGCCAGCAGCAATTCGCCGTAGCGGCGGTTGACGGAAAAAAAGGCCTCTTTGTCGCCGTTTTCAAACGCTTGTGCTGCCGTGAGCATATCGGCCAGATCGCCACCGGCACAAAAATGACCGCCATTGCCGCGCAGCACCAGCACGCGGCAAGCAGCGTCTTGTTGAATTTTTTCCGCCAGTGCCAGCAGTTGTTCCACCATTGCAAGGTTAAGTGCATTGCGTTGGGCCGGGCGGTTGAGGGTAACCTGGTAGCCCAGTGCAATGGGTTCAATGATCAGGGCGTTGTTGTCCATAAAGCGCCGCCTATTGTTTCTTTTTCTTGGGCAGGATGCCCATGAGTTTGCAGATAATACCGAGCATGATTTCATCGGCGCCGCCGCCGATAGACGTCAGCCTGAAATCGCGATAAAGGCGGTTGACCAGACTCGATTCCATATAGCCCATACCACCCCAGAATTGCAGGCATTGGTCCGGCAAGGTGCGCGATAGCCGGCCCGCCTTGAGCTTGGCCATGCTGGCGAGCAGACTGGCGTCTTGCCCTGCCAGATAATTTTCGGCTGCGTGATAAACCAGCGCGCGCAGGGATTCGATTTCCGTGGTCATTTCCGCCAGGGCAAAGTGAATGGTCTGGTTGTCCAACAGAGGCGCACCAAAGGCTTTGCGTTCGCGGGTATAGTCGATGGTGCTGTGCACACAGGCTTCGAAGCCTCTGAGCGTGAGGGCTGCGCCAAACAAACGTTCTTCCTGAAACTGCAGCATCTGGTACAGAAAGCCCGCGCCTTCATCACCGATGCGATAGCGTTGGGGAACGCGCACGCTGTCGAAAAAAACTGGCGCGGTATCAGATGAACGCATCCCCAGTTTTTCGAGCTTGGGGCCTATGCTTAAGCCAGGCGTGTTGGCTGGCACCACAATCAGGGATTTATTGCTGTGGGGTTTGTCATCGCTGGTATTGGCCAGCACGCAAAAATAGTCTGCCTGCGGTGCGTTGGTGATCCACATTTTACTGCCGTCAATCACATAGTCGTCACCGTCTTTGCGGGCGCGGGTTTTGATGGCCGCCACATCCGACCCAGCGTCGGGTTCGGACACCGCAATGGAAAACACGGCATCACCGCTGATCGCCGGCGTGAGAAATTCGCGGCGCAATTCATCGCTGCCAAACTGCGCCAGCGCCGGTGTAGCCATGGAAGTCTGGACGCCAATGGACAGGGGCACGCCGCCGCAATGAATCGCACCCAGTTCCTCCGCCAGCACCAGTTCATAACTGAAATCCAGCCCCATGCCGCCATAGGCTTCAGGCTTGCTGATACCCAATAAACCCATGTTACCCAAACGCTTCAGCACGTCATGCATGGGGAAATGCCCGGCGGCTTCCCAGGCCTCAACCTGCGGATTGAATTCGACCTCAACCAACTGTTGGATGCTACGGCGCAGGGCCTGATGTTGTTCGGTAAATTGCATAGTGGCTCCGTTACAGGCGGGCGACGCCAAATTGATTGGTTCGGGTTGTGACCTTGTCTGCGTGTTTACACAGGTGAAACAGCAAGCCCAGCAGGTCGCGGGTGTGGCGCGGGTCGATGATGCCGTCATCCCACAGCCGGGCCGTGCAGGCGAGCGCCGTGGAAGCATCATCCACAAAGGCGGCGGTGTCGGATTCAAGTTTTTCAAGCATGGCCGCGTCGGAGGCAGCGCCCATTTTTGCTTCAGTGACAATGCGTAAAACCTTGCCCGCCTGGGCGCCGCCCATGACTGCTGTGCGGCTGTTGGGCCAGGCGAAAATAAAGCGGGGATCAAAGCCGCGGCCACACATGGCGTAATTGCCGGCACCGTAGGAGCCGCCCATGACGATGCTGATTTTCGGCACGGTGGCATTGGCCACCGCCTGAATCATTTTGGCACCGTGTTTGATAATGCCCGATTGTTCCGCATGGGTGCCTACCATGAAGCCGGTGGTATTGTGTAAAAACAACAAGGGTGTGCCCGATTGCTCGCACAGTTGGATAAACTGCGCGGCCTTGTTGGCACCCTGGGCCGTGATGGGCCCGTTGTTGGTGATAATGCCTACCGGTTCACCATAGAGTTGACCATGCCCACACAGAGTCTGGTTGTCGAAACCCGCTTTGAATTCCAGAAATTCCGATTTATCTACCAGGCGCGCAATGACCTCGCGCGCATCGAATGGCGTTTTTGTGTTGGCCGGAATCACGCCTACCAATTCCTCGGGCGAGTAGCTGGGTGCGGGTATATCCTGCTTTATGTCTGCCAGCAGCGAAGACCAATTGAGTGAGGAAACAATCGCACGCGCCATGGCAATGCCTTGCGCATCGTCGTCGGCCACATAATCGCCGGTGCCGGCGCTGGCGTGAATGTCACTGCCACCGAGCGCTTCATCCGTGGCAATTTCGCCGGTGGCCGCTTTTAACAGGGGCGGGCCGGCCAGGTACATGGTGGCCTGGTTTTTAATGAGTACCACATAATCGCTGAGTGCGGGCTGATAGGCGCCGCCGGCGGTGGCGCTGCCGTGCACCACGGTGATCTGGGGAATACCGGCGGCAGACATGCGTGCCTGATTGGCAAAGCCACGGCCGCCCGGTGCAAAAATTTCATTGGCGTAGAGCAGGTTGGCGCCGCCACTTTGCGCCAGGGTCACGAAGGGTAGTTTGTTTTCCAGTGCGATGGTCTGCAACCGCAGGGCTTTTTCCATGCCCGCCGGAGAAATAGTGCCGCCTTTGATGGCGTAGTTGTCCACCCGTACCATGCAGGCGACGCCTTCAATAAATCCGATGCCGGCAATGCAGCCGCCACCGGCGCCGGAGCCGTCTTTGTCATCGTACATTTTGTAACCGGCCAGTGCGCCGATTTCTACAAAGGGGCTGCCCGGATCGAGCAGCAACGACAACCGTTCACGTGGCAGCAGCATGCCGCGCTGGGCGTATTTTTCGCGCTTGGTTTCGGCACTGGTTTGCTGATGCCGGCCCACGGCTTCAACCGTGGCGAGTTGCGCCAGCAGTTGTTCGCGGTTGGCCGCAAATGCCTCGCCGTTTACATCAAGTTGACTGTGCAAACGTGGTTTCATTCGTTCGCCTCATCGTCGCGTAACATCGCCGGCAGCTCGGCGCGATGAAAGCCATTGTAGGGACTACTGTTTACGGCATTGCCCTCGGGTAAGGGCCATATAGCGGGTGCTGAGCCGAGTGATGAACCGCCATCAATGCGCAGGGTGTGGCCGTTGATAAAGGCACCGCCGGGGCTCAGTAAAAAACAAATGACCGAGCTGATTTCTGCTTCATAGGCGAGACGTTTCAGTGGTACGTGATTTTTCACGCCTTTGATCAGCGATTGAAAATGCGGGTCATAGGTATCAAAGCCGGAAGAGGCCACCCAGCCGGGCGCTACGGCATTCACGCGCACACCGAAAAAGCCCCATTCCCAGGCGCAGGTTTTAGTGAGGTTTTCCATGCCG
This region of Simiduia agarivorans SA1 = DSM 21679 genomic DNA includes:
- a CDS encoding GGDEF domain-containing protein, coding for MVRHIVIIPLLLAIGGLLAGACCASAGSDEHSLQASENASRSQPQLALAYWREIDPEQLPAQEIPRYFAKGYMLLRNQGEPSEIAELRAQILQFQSQLPTPSLSALIQLIEIEELRLAGKLFSAQYQIEQLQRSSSDWKNDYILFLVHEVSSELHKDLGQLDQAGVALERAFSWLDEHDSSQEYRRTRLLISAAALLRHSGSFSEARLNIQSALNLARASGARMDEVEALVELAQLHLAMGENQSAANHLQQALVLAKGVQSTKSELHVLAVLADLYLRQHQAAEALTASLRAKSVAESAGLWLPFWIATSHQGMAEIQSGNIAAGLSTIAPALDALAETDSYRIKLRILGQLADILAHQRAFEQANWAMQEYRKVSDEMQQTNHRWLLNQYQTQLETNRLRQQAAELILRNQLKQSALEQSGLQQQRLLLFAALLLLSVMLLVLVAQRLRLSNQRLHMSNRNLTEKSRIDKLTGLLNRGALLETLFANDRQRRHDDQYTEDGILFLIDIDHFKQINDTWGHAAGDSVLKQLAASLTDCMRGTDYIARWGGEEFVVVTPGTDLQQGLVLADKLLHAIHARETLVGHRSLQVSASMGLAALGANASQSDFERQLAVADAALYFAKNQGRNRAIAVLSHQLNEQDCQHLTERFQALVDTAKIQVATITGPERT
- a CDS encoding acyl-CoA dehydrogenase family protein; translation: MHRDDLRLPNPHLNDTHHAWRTQLRKFVSEKIMPHVNAWDEAGELPATLWRDAADIGLLQLGYPEAYGGMLEDTDIHHMIVAAEEISACGAGGVYATLLVHGIALPPLVHYANESLKAEVIPPVLKGEKHISLAITEPGGGSDVANVSTRAESDGDAFIVNGSKTFITGGMRANWFTTAVRTGEPGFGGISLLLIDADTPGVSRTPLDKKQGWWCSDTATIYFDNVRVPKSRLIGTENGGFLPIVHNFNNERIALTASALEAARVCFGDAWAWANERKTFGKPLIRHQVIGHKFAEMARQINATQGYLDACAWAVKHHCSRPADLALLKVQATQTMEFCAREAMQILGGAGYLRDCRIERIYREVRVNAIGGGSEEIMRDLAWRQWLGR
- a CDS encoding acetyl/propionyl/methylcrotonyl-CoA carboxylase subunit alpha, whose amino-acid sequence is MKRLLIANRGEIACRIIRTAKSLGIETVAVYSEADQHALHTQLADRRVCIGAAAAAQSYLNIPAIIAAASETQADAIHPGYGFLSENAEFARAVCNAGLIFVGPPADAIELMGDKRAAKQAVEAVVVPLLPGYNGADQSLDTLLAKAADIGLPLMIKASAGGGGKGMRLATDQQALKDAIASAKREALAAFGNDTLLLERALIDPRHVEVQVFADQQGHCVYLGDRDCSLQRRHQKVVEEAPAPGLSDDLRQRMGEAAVRAAQACNYVGAGTVEFLLDHDQNFYFLEMNTRLQVEHPVTEKIFGLDLVQWQLAVAQGTPLPLSQAALRPEGHAIEVRLYAEDPLNDFLPQTGEILHWPDDNGQTRDARIDHCLFTGLTIGNHYDPMLGKLIAHGATREQAIERLIQLIEQTPLLGLHHNLGYLRSVLSQPAFKAADLGTGFLSRHAAILSQSAEKKAALQLAALNFFLQAQPSKDSGTGNWYKNLSALAFPSRYKLKLHADDAHTTITLDSKNWPKGELLLTDADIEYKIDQIHQYQNHKAILLHCRIDGVSYKAWITQQGNGLWLQLNGQSFEIHPSNPLATTHTKTGGLNAPMDGRVVACLVAPDSTVAEGDTLMIIEAMKMEMPIRANTSGCVELLCNAGDQIRTGQALAVIHTNHTETQSPEEATHAS
- a CDS encoding enoyl-CoA hydratase/isomerase family protein, which produces MDNNALIIEPIALGYQVTLNRPAQRNALNLAMVEQLLALAEKIQQDAACRVLVLRGNGGHFCAGGDLADMLTAAQAFENGDKEAFFSVNRRYGELLLALTRLPCMVISLVEGAAMGGGLGLAAVSDLVIAHEQAKLAMPEVTLGLPPAQITPFVADKIGLVKARQLALFSKKLSSRDAQALGLVDEIFSGASEAEHRLQQALHTVQFASPAALRSTKQLCFSLSRFAGEDCEQLLDHAAQAFSYAITRGDGPEGSRAFMEKRKPQWAEVDA
- a CDS encoding acyl-CoA dehydrogenase family protein, which translates into the protein MQFTEQHQALRRSIQQLVEVEFNPQVEAWEAAGHFPMHDVLKRLGNMGLLGISKPEAYGGMGLDFSYELVLAEELGAIHCGGVPLSIGVQTSMATPALAQFGSDELRREFLTPAISGDAVFSIAVSEPDAGSDVAAIKTRARKDGDDYVIDGSKMWITNAPQADYFCVLANTSDDKPHSNKSLIVVPANTPGLSIGPKLEKLGMRSSDTAPVFFDSVRVPQRYRIGDEGAGFLYQMLQFQEERLFGAALTLRGFEACVHSTIDYTRERKAFGAPLLDNQTIHFALAEMTTEIESLRALVYHAAENYLAGQDASLLASMAKLKAGRLSRTLPDQCLQFWGGMGYMESSLVNRLYRDFRLTSIGGGADEIMLGIICKLMGILPKKKKQ
- a CDS encoding acyl-CoA carboxylase subunit beta, producing the protein MKPRLHSQLDVNGEAFAANREQLLAQLATVEAVGRHQQTSAETKREKYAQRGMLLPRERLSLLLDPGSPFVEIGALAGYKMYDDKDGSGAGGGCIAGIGFIEGVACMVRVDNYAIKGGTISPAGMEKALRLQTIALENKLPFVTLAQSGGANLLYANEIFAPGGRGFANQARMSAAGIPQITVVHGSATAGGAYQPALSDYVVLIKNQATMYLAGPPLLKAATGEIATDEALGGSDIHASAGTGDYVADDDAQGIAMARAIVSSLNWSSLLADIKQDIPAPSYSPEELVGVIPANTKTPFDAREVIARLVDKSEFLEFKAGFDNQTLCGHGQLYGEPVGIITNNGPITAQGANKAAQFIQLCEQSGTPLLFLHNTTGFMVGTHAEQSGIIKHGAKMIQAVANATVPKISIVMGGSYGAGNYAMCGRGFDPRFIFAWPNSRTAVMGGAQAGKVLRIVTEAKMGAASDAAMLEKLESDTAAFVDDASTALACTARLWDDGIIDPRHTRDLLGLLFHLCKHADKVTTRTNQFGVARL